A DNA window from Anastrepha obliqua isolate idAnaObli1 chromosome 5, idAnaObli1_1.0, whole genome shotgun sequence contains the following coding sequences:
- the LOC129247462 gene encoding protein male-specific lethal-1 produces MENKCNKTPNTNSKYMDHVYCHPTESKNYIRANNNAGGGGGAASAANTDYLALLKENKQLRAMLILHLDLIQAQSDQLQVKDKQLATQNEELDGLRTKNQQLEVQVQDLQKQLQRHIKRTALSPPPLAKIQRKTEPILTSAVSPATAAATVTTSSTQNIIGECNGKLISKIILHRVSLPEHSPSSTTTGSSDTTSEADDSTASKTHAEQDDNDDDEPGEEEEDGDIEETGETTGNTTEDSSDVVAVHSKSVTHQRMSPVLVSRGAKTLRQLAMTPVTNVSVPVTTTSALSGTPALATTVSTTATTTQVCVTPPTPSRGKQMPLMLWHAPDIQSDESASCESLGELSDQRSMIASPASPKVGNQSNKPKNSTITHSLRSGTHLQSQQRQKSRRCAYISTAQMYCTRAWEDEEVVADGYEFMKEEAEALQADAPMLEIPKWTEHELAVSYCIEGTENLSDETFLKRHEKLELAEKRRKKWDVQQIREQRRIEKLKRRHCKDEIQIPPEQQPLLSFYPQPDTIQTICFTIDLPVQAFGELVPKLSAHNEFDLPWLEAMTSSRTPGSAATGSIITLAQSQAGANPSSAQGQQQLMNSTFVFVKKRKRQQSGTAGGTGVAQTARQRGALRRAAAAVAQTTNTIASAPPETIVTTQPATTDSTPPNAINAGSTPTVANNEVSNEDPPK; encoded by the exons atggaGAATAAGTGCAACAAAACACCGAATACTAACAGTAAATATATGGATCATGTATATTGTCATCCaactgaaagcaaaaattacatACGCGCCAATAACAATGCAGGGGGTGGTGGTGGCGCTGCTTCAGCGGCGAATACAGACTATTTGGCGCTActgaaagaaaacaaacaacttCGCGCTATGTTGATATTGCATTTGGATTTGATACAAGCGCAAAGTGATCAACTTCAAGTGAAAGATAAACAACTTGCAACACAAAATGAAGAACTTGATGGGTTACGCACAAAAAATCAGCAGTTGGAGGTACAAGTACAGGATCTACAAAAACAATTACAGCGGCATATAAAGCGAACCGCTCTTTCGCCGCCTCCATTAGCAAAGATACAACGTAAAACTGAACCTATTTTAACCAGTGCAGTGTCTCCTGCAACAGCTGCAGCAACAGTGACGACATCCTCGACTCAAAATATTATTGGCGAGTGTAATGGTAAactaataagcaaaataatattgcacCGTGTTAGTTTGCCAGAACATAGTCCGAGCTCGACAACTACCGGGTCTTCAGATACTACATCAGAGGCGGATGACAGCACAGCGAGCAAGACACATGCCGAACAAGATGACAATGACGATGACGAGCCtggcgaagaagaagaagatggtgATATTGAGGAGACCGGGGAAACTACAGGCAATACCACGGAGGATAGTAGCGATGTAGTTGCGGTACATTCTAAGTCAGTGACTCATCAAAGAATGTCACCAGTGCTTGTATCGCGGGGTGCTAAAACCTTGCGTCAATTAGCCATGACCCCTGTAACAAATGTGTCAGTACCGGTAACAACAACATCCGCGTTATCTGGTACACCGGCTTTAGCCACCACCGTTTCGACAACAGCAACGACGACGCAAGTCTGTGTTACTCCACCAACACCAAGTCGTGGTAAACAAATGCCACTTATGCTTTGGCATGCGCCGGATATACAATCTGACGAATCGGCAAGTTGCGAGTCGCTTGGGGAACTCTCCGATCAG cgTTCTATGATTGCGTCGCCAGCATCACCCAAAGTTGGAAATCAATCAAACAAGCCAAAGAACAGTACTATAACACACTCGCTTCGCAGCGGTACGCATCTGCAGTCGCAACAAAGACAAAAATCGCGACGTTGTGCTTACATATCAACGGCGCAAATGTATTGTACGCGAGCATGGGAAGATGAGGAGGTGGTCGCTGATGGCTATGAATTTATGAAGGAAGAAGCAGAAGCGCTTCAGGCTGACGCCCCCATGTTGGAGATACCCAAATGGACTGAGCACGAACTTGCTGTATCTTATTGTATCGAAGGTACGGAAAATCTGTCGGACGAAACGTTCCTCAAACGTCACGAAAAGTTAGAATTGGCGGAGAAGAGGCGCAAAAAGTGGGATGTGCAGCAAATACGCGAACAGCGGCGTATAGAGAAGCTGAAGCGACGCCACTGCAAGGATGAAATACAAATACCACCAGAACAACAGCCGTTATTGAGCTTCTATCCACAGCCGGATACAATACAGACAATTTGCTTTACCATTGATCTACCAGTGCAAGCGTTTGGAGAGCTTGTGCCAAAATTAAGTGCTCACAATGAATTTGACTTGCCATGGTTGGAAGCGATGACTTCCAGTCGTACGCCCGGATCAGCAGCGACCGGTTCGATTATTACATTGGCACAGAGTCAGGCTGGTGCCAATCCATCATCTGCACAAGGGCAGCAACAGCTTATGAATTCCACCtttgtgtttgtaaaaaaacgcaaacgACAGCAAAGCGGTACCGCTGGTGGTACAGGAGTTGCGCAAACGGCACGTCAGCGCGGTGCACTGCGTAGAGCTGCAGCAGCGGTGGCCCAAACAACGAACACTATAGCATCGGCGCCGCCAGAAACTATTGTTACGACACAACCTGCGACGACGGACTCAACGCCACCAAACGCAATAAATGCTGGTTCTACCCCAACTGTTGCGAACAACGAGGTTAGCAACGAGGATCCACCAAAGTAG
- the LOC129247000 gene encoding protein TIPIN homolog, with protein sequence MSSIYGEDVVEDILSGNLHELPSDEDVGREEVFGQEGETGDNADGDGGEGGENQGIKVEPKKRTVRNPRPKLSLDTLTGPRGIHTIENYFKDIQFKGKGHEKRDLDEVMRRMTHWAHRMYPNYTFDDVLTNVERIGKKKSLQVHMSRYRLGMLDNLKNTEDQVHDEEEDGAAVGEAADEPFDEFDALLGEQIAISKLAPRTPSHYSSGGGGHVDATFTGASSSTLPTPSFNRGNAVMSTPYSNREPAGNTLNDSDLARPLPPSQPASPAPKLTAEQMARIAENRRIALERLKAKKERLLQQQNTADREIVRIEEET encoded by the coding sequence atgaGCTCCATATATGGTGAAGATGTTGTCGAAGACATACTTAGTGGAAATTTGCATGAACTACCAAGCGACGAGGATGTGGGTAGGGAAGAAGTGTTTGGCCAAGAAGGCGAGACCGGCGATAACGCGGATGGCGATGGTGGCGAGGGTGGAGAAAATCAGGGCATTAAAGTGGAGCCAAAAAAGCGAACAGTACGTAATCCACGGCCCAAACTATCACTTGATACTTTGACAGGTCCGCGCGGCATACACACGatcgaaaattatttcaagGATATACAATTCAAAGGCAAAGGGCACGAAAAGCGTGATCTGGATGAAGTGATGCGCCGTATGACGCATTGGGCGCATCGCATGTATCCAAACTACACATTTGACGATGTTTTAACAAATGTGGAACGCATTGGCAAGAAAAAATCTTTACAAGTGCATATGTCACGCTATCGCCTCGGCATGCTGGACAACTTAAAAAATACTGAAGATCAAGTGCACGATGAAGAGGAAGATGGCGCCGCAGTTGGTGAAGCAGCTGATGAACCCTTTGACGAATTTGATGCATTGTTAGGAGAACAAATTGCCATCTCTAAGTTGGCTCCACGTACGCCTTCGCACTACAGTAGTGGTGGTGGCGGTCATGTTGATGCGACATTCACTGGTGCCAGTAGCAGCACATTGCCAACACCCTCCTTTAATCGCGGCAATGCGGTTATGTCCACACCATATTCCAATAGGGAACCCGCAGGCAATACACTAAATGACAGCGACTTGGCTAGACCGCTGCCACCATCACAGCCTGCCTCTCCTGCGCCCAAATTGACAGCAGAGCAGATGGCTCGAATAGCTGAAAATCGACGTATTGCCTTGGAGCGTTTGAAAGCGAAAAAAGAACGTTTGCTGCAGCAGCAGAATACGGCTGATAGGGAAATAGTGCGGATTGAAGAAGAAacatga
- the LOC129249389 gene encoding glutathione S-transferase C-terminal domain-containing protein homolog, with amino-acid sequence MDQLYIEIEIKTRNDNTEIYSNVQSFIALYMYRYLHSPSNIKLNFVRTTIQGGKLRLRSESLRRELTEEKIHRKEATNVEAIRDLKLPIYAKEGNTYIAGMCAVCRELVARQECPERRKLLGFKGACLLAPAEASIWTRFCEVDMVDAISCLLCTLDSGKIVEDMPKVVPRFERHMNEPVRMHNIYKTAREQVQQQNKCDGLKKKGKIILDCSVPKELLPIEHRFAEGITFTIADIILYTFMRLIFCHCEYMLVHFPLINTWLSEIDTFEQSCGQILNELYFHESANQSTSLLKIPDCEAASLYKSDPKRYKPRNRIFTEQSEVDAALNKLERLKLQFSSDTANTYDKNHIDWDVIEPEHEKSSALPRERIIRKRQQLQNVANAVISLAKPGERIVDFCSGTGHLGILLALELPKCVIILMENKAISLERAKLRATELGLKNCRFYQCNIDYFEGYFDVGTSLHACGTATDIVLQQCHRSRAKFVCCPCCYGSLQPMPHIPYPLSQRFRTVLSEKDYLYIAHTADQAHELGTLNCRPETTRQGQLCMDIVDTDRKLQAEEVGYDVILTRLKPEQCTPKNRLLVGRIAIAS; translated from the exons ATGGATCAATTGTATATAGAAATAGAGATAAAGACACGCAATGACAATACGGAAATCTACAGCAATGTCCAGTCTTTTATAGCTTTATACATGTACCGATACTTGCATTCACCCTCTAAcatcaaattgaattttgtgcGAACCACCATCCAGGGGGGCAAATTGCGATTACGTTCAGAATCTTTAAGACGGGAgttaactgaagaaaaaatacatcgaaaaGAAGCGACAAATGTTGAAGCTATCAGAGATCTTAAACTtccaatttatgcaaaagagggAAATACTTATATAGCAGGCATGTGTGCGGTTTGTAGAGAGCTCGTTGCACGACAGGAATGCCCAGAGCGGCGTAAATTACTGGGTTTCAAAGGCGCTTGCTTGTTAGCACCGGCGGAGGCGTCCATTTGGACACGCTTTTGCGAAGTGGATATGGTGGACGCAATCAGTTGCCTGTTGTGCACACTGGATTCTGGTAAAATAGTAGAGGATATGCCAAAGGTAGTACCACGTTTCGAACGACACATGAACGAGCCAGTGCGCATGCATAATATTTACAAAACTGCGCGAGAGCAGGTGCAGCAGCAAAACAAATGTGATGGACTGAAGAAGAAGGGAAAGATTATATTGGATTGCAGCGTACCCAAAGAGCTATTGCCCATTGAACATCGTTTTGCAGAGGGCATTACTTTCACTATAGCCGATATAATTTTATACACTTTTATGCGTTTGATATTCTGTCACTGCGAGTACATGCTGGTGCATTTCCCGCTGATCAATACGTGGCTAAGTGAG ATTGACACTTTTGAGCAGAGCTGTGgtcaaatattaaatgaattgtATTTTCATGAATCAGCTAATCAATCGACGTCTTTACTAAAAATACCGGACTGCGAAGCTGCCAGCCTTTACAAAAGCGATCCGAAACGCTATAAGCCTCGCAATCGCATATTTACCGAACAAAGTGAAGTCGATGCGGCTTTAAACAAATTAGAAAGGCTAAAGCTTCAATTCAGTAGTGATACCGCAAATACCTATGACAAGAATCATATTGATTGGGATGTTATTGAACCAGAACATGAGAAGAGTTCAGCGTTACCACGCGAACGTATTATTCGTAAACGTCAACAACTACAAAATGTTGCCAATGCGGTGATCTCTTTAGCAAAGCCAGGTGAAAGAATTGTTGATTTTTGCAGTGGCACAGGTCATTTGGGCATATTGTTGGCATTGGAATTACCTAAATGTGTTATAATATTAATGGAAAATAAAGCTATTTCATTGGAGCGCGCGAAGCTACGTGCCACGGAATTGGGTCTGAAAAACTGCAGGTTTTATCAGTGCAATATTGATTACTTCGAAGGATACTTTGATGTTGGCACATCATTGCATGCGTGCGGCACAGCAACTGACATAGTGCTGCAGCAGTGTCATCGATCGCGCGCAAAGTTTGTTTGTTGTCCTTGCTGTTATGGATCGCTGCAGCCCATGCCACATATACCCTATCCATTAAGCCAGCGTTTTCGTACAGTGTTGTCTGAAAAAGATTATTTGTACATAGCACACACTGCGGATCAAGCACACGAGTTGGGAACCTTGAATTGTCGCCCAGAAACCACACGCCAAGGACAATTATGTATGGATATCGTTGATACTGATCGCAAATTGCAAGCAGAAGAAGTGGGTTATGATGTCATCCTGACACGGCTAAAGCCAGAACAGTGCACGCCTAAAAATCGTTTGTTAGTAGGTCGTATTGCAATTGCCAGCTGA
- the LOC129249390 gene encoding hydroxylysine kinase has translation MEEQWNNVELTTLRKKSYTLNHKYDLVNKCVVENSNSEESTDNKGDANNTNQSDVLKPGSNIKPKVTTENVESLARRLYGITINNMKELISYDDRNYLIQPDWNIKNPIITTQWPHGYILKILNALDSKKLDFVDAQNQMMMYLSKEGIVCPRPIANVNDKYFSVEHINGSDHVVRLLEFVPGKMFHEVESSHYLLYKSGEYIAKIDRALKNFHHEVYDTHKTLWMLESVPQLREFLYALQDYSRKALVEEIIDAFEKNVLSKIDKLEKQIIHGDYNEQNIIVEQSPTSACGEYKVKGIIDFGDTNKSPLIFEIGIALTYMILQAKSLESGGYFLAGYNDIRPISVEERALLKYCVAARLAQSLVMGAYTHSLDPSNEYVLVTQECGWKTIEELWRNSFADVDELWQTTADKYLTQSVK, from the exons ATGGAAGAACAGTGGAATAATGTGGAATTGACAACTTTAAGGAAGAAATCCTACACTTTAAACCATAAATATGATTTAGTTAATAAATGCGTTGTTGAGAATAGTAACAGCGAAGAGAGTACCGATAATAAGGGCGATGCTAACAATACAAACCAAAGTGATGTACTAAAGCCAGGTTCTAATATTAAACCAAAAGTAACAACAGAAAATGTGGAATCGTTGGCGCGTCGCCTTTATGGAAttactataaataatatgaaagaaTTGATATCATATGATGATCGCAATTATCTTATACAACCAGATTG GAATATAAAAAATCCAATAATCACCACGCAATGGCCCCATGgttacattttgaaaattctaaatgcATTGGATTCAAAAAAGCTGGACTTCGTCGATGCACAGAATCAGATGatgatgtatttat CCAAAGAAGGTATCGTTTGCCCCAGACCAATTGCAAATGTAAATGATAAATACTTTTCTGTGGAACACATAAATGGCTCTGATCATGTCGTTCGTTTGTTGGAGTTTGTGCCTGGCAAAATGTTTCATGAAGTGGAAAGTTCGCATTATCTGCTATACAAGAGTGGTGAATACATAGCAAAGATCGACAGAGCATTGAAG AACTTTCATCACGAAGTGTACGATACACACAAAACACTTTGGATGCTGGAGTCAGTGCCGCAATTGCGAGAATTCCTTTATGCTTTGCAGGATTACTCACGCAAAGCTCTTGTTGAGGAGATTATCGAtgcattcgaaaaaaatgtgctcagcaaaatagataaattggagAAGCAAATAATACACGGTGATTACAATGAACAAAATATCATCGTCGAGCAATCGCCGACGTCCGCTTGTGGCGAGTACAAAGTGAAGGGCATCATTGATTTTGGTGATACCAACAAATCGCCACTAATCTTCGAAATTGGCATCGCACTAACTTATATGATACTACAGGCCAAATCGCTGGAAAGCGGTGGCTACTTCCTCGCTGGTTATAACGATATACGACCGATTAGCGTGGAGGAACGTGCTTTGTTGAAGTACTGCGTGGCAGCACGTTTGGCCCAGAGTCTTGTCATGGGTGCTTATACGCACTCGCTAGATCCATCTAACGAATATGTATTGGTAACGCAAGAATGCGGTTGGAAAACTATTGAAGAGTTGTGGCGCAATAGTTTTGCAGACGTTGATGAATTGTGGCAGACAACAGCCGATAAATATCTTACACAAAGTGTTAAATAA
- the LOC129249392 gene encoding NEDD8 yields MLIKVKTLTGKEIEIDIEPTDKVDRIKERVEEKEGIPPQQQRLIFSGKQMNDDKTAADYKVQGGSVLHLVLALRGGLFLIKA; encoded by the exons ACATTAACCGGTAAGGAAATCGAAATCGACATTGAGCCAACAGACAAAGTAGACAGAATCAAGGAGCGAGTGGAGGAGAAAGAAGGCATACCACCACAGCAGCAACGACTTATATTCTCTGGCAAGCAAAT gAATGACGACAAAACTGCTGCGGATTATAAAGTTCAAGGTGGCTCGGTACTTCATTTGGTTCTGGCGTTGCGTGGTGGACTCTTCTTAATTAAGgcatag
- the LOC129249387 gene encoding exonuclease 1: MGITGLIPFLEKASSKVHLKDIRGSTVAVDTYCWLHKGAFGCAEKLARGEDTDQYMQYCMRYVDLLLSYDIKPILVFDGRHLPAKELTERRRRDSRKNSRKLAAELLRKGDKEGARSHMRRCVDVTHEMALRVIRECRLRNVDCIVAPYEADAQMAWLNKIDVAQYVITEDSDLTLFGASRIIFKLDLTGAGLLVEADKFYLAMGCSKERYNFEKFRRMCILSGCDYLDSLPGIGLAKACKFILKTEQDDLWKALKKIPAYLNMKNLQVDDEYIEQFLRADATFKHMYIYNPIARRMERLYELSDFETDERYCCNAGVPIEEDERALHLALGNLNPFTFKQLDNWHPDRNFGHAQATNKKIKCAKHKSIWQGNYQPQTVASIDVDKDDKCALHFRKVDFISKTIDEEITENARAEHAKPEEAEIFSMYQDKAGKLIEPSSKRRRQSSESNDDGSDNSNEPEAIQSPLAKVAHNTHNPFARPQRTAASRASRSATICENPSLLKVLSPKKVRDAANTESIHLKSPKSPLARRLERVTVKSRFFANNINEVNTTKKSVSRDLSAEINSIEKQSREQEQTRALLYDSPSPKKNWKVGVETNTAIDNDCTIETNVSDQNELDSVELSDETTSVSKLDTSFMEDSESKESLKSTITLSDEEDDGVYNKANQKIMPTLKSSINSFKSQEKQRLGLSKTRAKSTSKSQKTSGKSNTKSTNATTALLQNQTRLTMFGFKKRPTLK, encoded by the exons ATGGGTATCACTGGTTTGATACCATTTTTGGAGAAGGCATCTTCGAAAGTGCACCTGAAGGATATACGCGGCAGCACTGTGGCTGTGGATACCTACTGCTGGTTGCACAAAGGAGCTTTTGGCTGTGCTGAGAAGTTGGCGCGTGGCGAGGACACCGATCAATATATGCAGTATTGCATGCGTTATGTTGATTTGTTGCTGAGTTACGACATAAAACCGATTCTAGTGTTTGATGGCCGCCACCTGCCCGCAAAAGAACTTACTGAACGACGGCGCCGCGACAGCCGTAAGAATTCGCGCAAACTGGCCGCAGAGCTGTTGCGTAAGGGAGATAAGGAAGGAGCTCGTTCGCATATGCGACGCTGCGTAGATGTTACACATGAAATGGCGTTGCGTGTGATACGCGAGTGTCGGCTGCGAAATGTTGATTGCATTGTGGCGCCCTATGAAGCGGATGCGCAAATGGCTTGGCTAAATAAGATCGATGTGGCGCAATATGTTATAACCGAAGATTCCGATCTGACATTATTTGGTGCAAGTAGAATAATATTCAAATTGGATTTGACTGGTGCTGGGTTGTTGGTAGAAGCAGATAAATTTTATCTGGCAATGGGTTGCAGTAAAGAGCGATACAATTTTGAGAAGTTTAGACGCATGTGCATACTATCTGGTTGTGATTATTTGGACTCACTTCCTGGAATTGGATTGGCAaaagcatgtaaatttatacTCAAGACCGAACAAGACGATTTGTGGAAGGCGTTGAAGAAAATACCAGCATATTTGAATATGAAAAACTTGCAG GTGGATGATGAATATATTGAGCAATTCCTTAGAGCAGATGCGACCTTTaagcatatgtatatttataatcCTATTGCGCGGCGCATGGAACGTTTATATGAGCTAAGCGATTTCGAAACAGATGAACGCTATTGTTGTAACGCTGGCGTACCGATCGAGGAAGATGAGCGGGCTTTGCATCTCGCATTGGGAAACTTAAATCCATTTACATTCAAACAGTTAGACAACTGGCATCCGGATAGAAATTTCGGACACGCACAggcaactaataaaaaaatcaaatgtgccAAGCATAAAAGTATTTGGCAAGGAAATTATCAGCCACAAACCGTCGCATCCATTGATGTAGATAAAGATGACAAATGTGCTTTGCATTTTAGAAAAGTAGATTTCATCAGTAAAACTATTGATGAAGAAATAACAGAAAATGCGCGTGCGGAACATGCAAAACCTGAAGAAGCAGAAATTTTCTCAATGTACCAGGACAAGGCTGGTAAGCTTATAGAGCCAAGTAGTAAGCGTCGGCGCCAGAGTAGTGAAAGCAATGACGATGGTTCGGATAATAGTAATGAGCCAGAAGCAATACAGAGCCCGCTTGCAAAAGTAGCGCACAATACTCATAATCCTTTTGCGAGACCACAACGAACGGCTGCATCGAGAGCCAGTAGGTCAGCAACGATTTGCGAAAATCCGTCTTTATTAAAAGTATTAAGTCCCAAGAAAGTACGTGATGCAGCTAATACAGAAAGTATACATCTAAAAAGTCCAAAGAGTCCGCTTGCTAGACGACTAGAAAGAGTAACAGTAAAAAGTCgtttttttgctaataacaTTAATGAAGTTAATACAACTAAGAAGAGCGTTAGTAGAGATTTGTCTGCTGAAATTAATTCAATCGAAAAACAATCACGAGAGCAAGAACAAACGCGCGCGTTGCTTTATGACTCGCCATCACCCAAGAAAAACTGGAAAGTTGGTGTGGAAACTAACACTGCCATAGACAATGATTGTACTATAGAAACCAACGTTAGTGATCAAAACGAATTAGATAGTGTTGAGTTGAGTGACGAAACTACAAGTGTTTCGAAATTGGATACCAGTTTCATGGAAGACAGTGAAAGCAAGGAAAGCTTGAAGAGTACAATAACGCTATCCGATGAAGAAGATGATGGTGTCTATAATAAGGCCAATCAAAAGATAATGCCAACGTTAAAATCATCAATCAATTCGTTTAAGTCACAGGAGAAACAACGCTTGGGTCTTTCGAAAACTAGAGCCAAATCAACATCGAAATCACAAAAGACAAGTGGCAAATCCAACACGAAGTCGACAAATGCCACAACTGCTTTACTGCAGAATCAAACGCGCTTAACAATGTTTGGTTTCAAAAAACGACCCACATTAAAATAG